GCCCGGCATCCACGGTGAGCACCAGCTTGCGTCGCGGCTCCAGGTGGCGCAGGCGCAGCTCCATCAGATTGTCGGCCAGTTCCCAGGCGCCGTCGACCTTGCCCGCCTTGCTGTCGACCAGGTGCAGGCGCTCGGCGAAGGCCTGTTCGGGCTCCAGCGGCACCGAGAAGCTCACCGACAGAGCACTGGCGCCGTCCAGCTGGACCTCGGAGACATCCACCACACTCAGCTCGTGACCGGCATAGCGCGCGGCCAGGGCCTTGCGGTCGACCCGGGGCGGCGCCGGAGGCGCGCTGCTGGCCGGTGCCGACGCCGGCGTGGCGCTGACCTGGGCCGGCTCGGTGGCGGAATCACAGGCGCCGAGCAGGCTGAGGATAAGTGCCAGAAGCAATCCTTTGTTCGGCATCGCGGGCTCCAACTAGGGCGGGTGCTGGGCCGCACACTATAGCCGAGCGTGCCGCGCAGCGACGAGCGCGGACGGAGCAAAGCCGCGAGCGACGCACCGCCGGCGACGCCTTCGCCCTCGGGATTCCGCTACGGCCAGGCTCCCGGCCTATAATCGGCCATTTGCCGGAGCCACCATGTCCACACTGCTCGCAGCCTGGCAGCACCGCCCGAGCCACAGACGGGTCTGGGCCCTGGCGGCACCGATGATTCTCTCCAACCTGTCCGTGCCCCTGGTGGCGCTGGTCGACAGCGCGGTGGTCGGCCACCTGCCCCACGCCCACCAGCTGGCGGCGGTGGCGGTCGGCGCCAGCCTGTACACCCTGCTGGCCTGGACCGTGGGTTTCCTGCGCATGGGCACCACCGGCTTCGCCGCCCAGGCGGCCGGCCGCGAGGACGGCGGCGCCCTGCGCCAGGTGCTGTGCCAGGGCCTGCTGCTGGCAGGCTCCCTGGCGCTGCTGTTGATGCTCCTGGCGCTGCCGTTCAGCGGTCTGGCCCTGTCCCTGATGCAACCCTCGGCGGCGCTCGATGGACTGGCCCGCAGCTACCTGCACATCCGCCTGCTCGGCCTGCCCGCGGCCCTGGCCAGTTACGCCCTGATCGGCTGGCTGCTCGGCACCCAGAACGCCCGCGGGCCGCTGGCCATTCTGCTGACCACCAACCTGCTCAACGTGGCCCTCGACCTGCTGTTCGTGCTCGGCCTGCAATGGGGCGTGGCCGGCGCCGCCTGGGCCTCGGTGCTGGCCGAATGGAGCGGCGCGCTGCTCGGCCTGTACCTGGCGCGCCGCGCCCTGAGCGCCTATGTCGGGCGTATCGACTGGCCGCTGCTGCGCCGCTGGGCCAGCTGGCGCCCGCTGCTGGCGGTCAACCGCGACATCTTCATCCGCAGCCTGGCGTTGCAATCGGTGTTCTTCCTGGTCACGGTGCAGGGCACCCGCCTGGGCGACGCCACCGTGGCGGCCAACGCCCTGCTGCTCAACGGCCTGCTGCTCACCGCCCACGCCCTGGACGGCCTGGCCCATGCGGTCGAGGCGCTGTGCGGCCACGCCCTCGGCGCCCGCGACCGCCTGGCCCTGCGTCGCAGCCTGATCGTCGCCGCCGGCTGGTCGCTGCTGGCCAGCCTCGGCTTCGCCCTGTTCTTCGCCCTCGTGGGACACTGGTTCATCGCACTGCAGACCGACATCGCCGTGGTCCGCGCCACCGCTTTCGTGTACCTGCCCTACCTGGCCCTGCTGCCGCTGATCGCGGTGTCGAGCTACCTGCTCGACGGCCTGTTCATCGGCGCCACCCGGGCGCGGGAGATGCGCGACGCGATGCTCCTGGCGCTGCTGCCCAGCCTGGCGCTGGGCTGGCTATTGCGACCCCTGGGCAATCACGGGTTGTGGCTGGCCTTTCTGGCCTTCATGCTACTGCGGAGCCTCAGTCTGGGTGGCTATGCGTATCGCCTGACCCGCCGCGACGCGTGGTTCGGCGCCCCCGGGCCGGCCCGCCCTCGTCCAACCGACTGCCCCACCGAGTAAGGAAACTCCCATGGCCGAAGCCATTGCCGCCTACCTGCACTACCTGTCGATCTTTGTCCTGTTCGCCCTGCTCACCCTCGAGCACCAACTGTTCAAGCTGCCCCTGGACCTGCCCCGGGCGCGCAGCCTGGTGCGCCTCGACGCCGCCTATGGCATGAGCGCGGTGCTGGTGCTGCTCACCGGCGGCGCCCGGGTCTTCTGGTTCGCCAAGGGCCTGGACTACTACCTGCACAACGGCCTGTTTCACGCCAAGCTCACGCTGTTCATCCTGGTCGGCCTGCTGTCGATCGTGCCGACCCTGGTGTTCCTCGGCTGGCGCAAGCCCCTGAAGGCCGGCCAACTGCCCGAGGTCAGCCCGAGCCAGGCCAGACGGGTGACCCTGGTCGTCCGCCTGGAACTGCTCCTGCTGCTGCTGATTCCGCTGCTGGCGAGCCTGATGGCCCGCGGCTTCGGCTTCTTCGGCTGATCCCGCGGAAACGAAAAAGCCCGGCCAAGGCCGGGCTTTTTCATGCAGCCAAGGAGGCTCAGGACGCCAGGTAGGACGAGCGGGTCAGGCCCAGACGCAGGGCGTCGAGGAACTGGGTGCGCTCGCGGGCGCTGATCTTGGCGCTGGCCACCTTGTCGCGGTAGTGGGTCATCAGCTCCTCCGGCGACAGGTGCACGTAGCGCAGCATGTCCTCGATGGTGTCGTGGGTCTCGATGCCGGCGCTGTACACGCTGCCGTCCTGGTTCTGGTAGATGTTCACCGAGTCGGTGTCACCGAACAGGTTGTGCATGTCGCCGAGGATTTCCTGGTAGGCGCCGACCAGGAAGATGCCCAGCAGGTAGTCCTCGCCCTCGCGCAGGGCATGCACCGGCAGGCTGGTCTCGATGCTCTGCTCGTCGACGTACTGCTTGATCTTGCCGTCCGAATCGCAGGTCAGGTCCTGCAGCACGGCGCGACGCAGCGGCTCCTCGTCCAGGCGGTTGAGCGGCAGGATCGGCAGCACCTGGTCGATGGCCCAGGTGTCCGGCAGACTCTGGAACACCGAGAAGTTGCAGATGTACTTGTCGGCCAGCTTGTCGTTGAGCTCGTCGAGCACCTGGCGATGGGAGCGCTGGCGCGCCTTCAGCGAGTCGTACAGGCGCCGGCACACGGCGAAGTAGCACTGCTCGGCCAGGGCCTTCTCGCGCAGCCCGACCTTGCCCTCGGCGTACTGGGCGGCCACGTCGCTGATGTAGTGGGTGGCGCGCCAGTAGGTCTCGGTGACCATCTCGATGTCGGTGGGGCCGAGCAGCTCGACCAGGTACTGCACGGTCTCCGGCAGGCTGGCCTTGTCCTCGATCACCGGCACTTCGTCGTTGTGCTTCTCCACGTCGGTGACCTGCACGATCAGCACGGCGTGATGCGCGGTCAGGGAGCGGCCGCTCTCGGAGAAGATCCGCGGGTGCGGCAGCTCCTGGGCGTCGCAGAACTCCTTGAGCATGCCCACCACCACGCCGGCGTAGTCGTCCATGTCGTAGTTGATCGAGCTGGCGTTGCGCGAGTGGGTGCCGTCGTAGTCGACCCCCAGGCCGCCGCCGACGTCGACGTGATCGACCGGCAGGCCGAGGCCGCGCAGCTCGCCGTAGTAGCGGATGGCCTCGCGGAAGCCGTGCTGGTAGTCGGCCAGGTTGGCGATCTGCGAGCCCATGTGGAAGTGCAGCAGGCGAATGCCCTGGTCCAGCCCCGCCCCGCGGAAGCGCTCGACCACCGACAGCAGCTGCGCCGCGGACAGGCCGAACTTGGACTTCTCGCCGCCGGTGTCGGCCCACTTGCTCGAGGCCAGGGACGACAGGCGCACGCGCAGGCCGATCTGCGGGGCGACCTTGAGCTCGGCCGCCTCCTCGATCACCAGCTGCACCTCGGACTCCTTCTCGATGACGATGAACACGCTGTGGCCGAGCTTCTGGCCGATCAGCGCCAGGCGGATGAACTCGCGGTCCTTGTAACCGTTGCAGACGATGGTGCCGCCCTTCGGCGCCAGGGCCAGCACGGCCAGCAGCTCCGGCTTGGAGCCGGCCTCCAGGCCGATGGAGACGTTCTGCGTGGCGATGATGTTCTCCACCACCGCCTCCTGCTGGTTGACCTTGATCGGGTACAGGGCGGTGTACTGGTTCTCGTAGCCGAGCCGCGCGATGTTGGCGTCGAAGGCGCCGGTCAGACCGCGCACCCGATCCTGCAGGATGTCCGGGAAGCGCACCAGCAGCGGCAGGCTCAGGCCGCTCTCGCGCAGCTCCTCGACCTGGGCGAACAGGTCGATCGGCGTGCTGTCCGGGCCATTGGGACGCACTTCGACGCGGCCGCTGTCATTGATCGCGAAATACCCCGCGCCCCAATGACGAATGCCGTAGACGCTGCGGCTGTCCGCGACTGTCCACTGGCTACCGTCATCTTTGCGTGTGCGTCGTGCAGACATCGAGTTCTCCCTTGCTAGAGATAGAGGCCCGGGGGTCAACCCGGGCAACAGCGGATTAGAGTGAGTGAATGAACCCAGCTCGGCAGTCGACCATCGACTTGCCGAGGAAGTTTAGAAGACTTGGGGAAATAGCCCGGCTAGCCGCCGGACTTCTTCGCCTTGAAGCCGCGTTTGAGCAGTTCGTCGAGGAGCAGCTGGACGTGATCGCCCTGGATCTCGATCACCCCGTCTTTCAGTGCGCCACCGCAGCCGCAGCGCTTCTTCAGCGCGCTGGCCAGTTCCCTGAGCGGCTCTTCGGCCAGGGGCACGCCGCTGACGGTGGTGACCGTCTTGCCGCCACGGCCCTTGGTTTCGCGGCGCACGCGCGCCACGCCGTCGCCGGCGGGAATCTGGGTCTTGCTGCAGATGCAGGCGTCCACCGGTTGACTGCAGTCGGGGCAGTGCCGACCGCTGTCGGTGGAATACACCAGGCCGCCGAGGGCGGACAATGACGAAGCTTTCTTGACCACCGGCTTGTCCTCGTAGGGGTCAGGATAGCGACTGGCTGATGGGGATCAGCCGCGAAGCCCCACTCTGGCAGGGGCAGCGCAGCCGAGCTGGACGGCTCGGGCTATAGAGGGCGCGCAGTGTAAAGGCAAACTCCGGCGATGCTAAGTACAAATTTGCGCCATACCCCGACAGATTGGCGACCCCGTCCAACATAGCGCACGCCGCTGCGCCGCGATGTTGCACATATCCGTGCACGGGCCACCGAGGTCGACCGTTTCAGGCGGCCAGGTAGCGCCGCAGCGCCTCCAGCGAGTCCGGGCAGTAGGGCTTTTCGTTGGTCTCGGCCAGCGCCTGCTGCGGCGCGATGAAGTGCGCTTCCAGCACCTCCTCCGGCTGCAGCACCAAGGGCGCGTCGGAGACTGCCGAGAACACCGCGCACCACAGGCGATTGCCCGCCTGGTCGAAGAAGAAACGCTCGTGCTCGCGCAACTCGACCCCGGCGATACCCAGCTCCTCCGCCAGCTCCCGGGTCGCGGACTCGGCATAGCTTTCCCCGGCCAGCACCATGCCGCCGGCGGCCACGTCCCAGTAACCGGGGTACAGCGCCTTGCTCAGGGTGCGCCGGTGCACGCACAGCTGGCCGGCCGAGTTGAACAGCAGGATGAAGGTGCCGCGGCCGATCAGGCCGCGCCGGCTCAGCTCGGCACGCGGCAGGCTGCCGAGCAGCCGGTCGTGTTCGTCGACCCAGGCCACCCGCTCGGCGTCGGAGGCGGCCCGGTGGGCCGCCTCGGCCGCGGATAGCGCATCCATCAGCCCTGGCTCAGCAGGGTACGCAGGTCGATGATCGCCGCATTGGCCCGCGAGATGTAGTTGGCCATCACCAGTGAGTGGTTGGCCAGCAGGCCGTAGCCGCTGCCGTTGAGGATCATCGGGCTCCACAGGGTTTCCTGGGCGGCCTCCAGCTCGCGGATGATCTGCCGCACGCTGATGGTGGCGTTCTTCTTCGCCAGCACATCGGCGAAGTCCACCTCGATGGCGCGCAACAGGTGCGAAAGCGCCCAGGCCTGACCACGGGCTTCATAGAACACGTTGTCGATCTGCATCCACGGCGTCTCGTAGATGCCCTCGGCGATGCCGCCGGTGCCCTCATCGGTCAGTGCCGGGTCCGGCAGGTCGGTGTTCAGACGCACCTGACCGACGCTGGCGGACAGGCGCTGCGACAGCGAGCCGAGGCGGGTGGCGGCGTCGCCCAGCCAGTTGTTCAGGTTGTCGGCGCGGGTGAAGAACTGCGCGCCGGGCTGGCTCGGGTCGGCCAGGCGGGCCAGGTAGCGGTCCAGCAGCTTGATGCCGTCGCGATACTCCGACTCGGACGCCGGCAGCGCCCAGCTCTTGTTGTCGAAGTTGAAACGCGGCTCGGCCTTGGCCAGGTCGACGTCCTCGGTGGACTGCGACTGCGAGCGGGAGAAGTCCTTGCGCAGCGCCCGCGACAGATCGCGCACCTGCACCAGCACGCCATATTCCCAGCTCGGCATGTTGTCCAGCCACAGGCCGGGCGGCGCCAGGTCGTTGGCCAGGTAGCCGCCGGGCTTGTCCAGCAGGGTGCTGGCGACCTCCTTGAGGGTTTCCACCGTGGTGTAGCCATTGACCATCGGCCGCTCGGCTTTCTGCGCCGCGGCCTGGGCCTGCAGCTGCACCGGGAACAGTTCGGGCTCCTGGCTCCAGTACCAGCCGACCACCACGGCCAGCAGCAGGTAGAGGCCGATCAGGCTGCCCAGCACCCGGCCGAGCCAGCCGCCCCCAGATTTGTCGCGTGCGCTCTCGCCCGAATCTTCGAGGCTGTCGCGCACACCAGCAGCGCCCTTCTTCCAGTCCAGCATGGCAAAGTCCTTCATCTACGGCATTCGGTTGTCCGACCACAATCCCCGAAGGAGGTTGCGCGGCGGTCTTGCACTATAAGGGAAGCATAGGCCGCTGCGCAGCGCCGACCGGCAAACTTAATCCCCAGGCCACGACGCCTCGGTCGGCGAGATGGTGGGCTGCCGATACGGGACCGGCGGCACTGTTTTGCCCCGCGGGCGCTGCTAGCATAGCGCCAGCACGCGGAGCGCCGCGCGCGCCCACTCGTCAGTAGACCCCGGCCATGACCGACCACATCGACCCCAGCTCCGACCGCCTCAAGCAGCACTTCGCCCAGCGCGTGATCAACCAGGCCCGCCAGGTGCTGGAGGTCTGGCAACGCCTGCAGCGTCTCGACTGGAACGAGGCGCGCATGCTCGAACTGCGCGAGGCCGCCCAATTGCTGCAGCGCTATGCCGAGCGCTTCGAACAGGCCGAGCACCGCCAGCTGGCCGAGGGCATCGGCCATTGCATGCAGGCGGTGGCCGACAACCGCGGGCGCCTCAGCAGTGGCGTGATCAGCGAACTCAACCTGCTGATGCAGCGCCTGGCGCGCACCGGCCTGCGCCACGGCGACCGCTTCGAGCAGACCGTCCTGCCGCCGCTGCGCAAACCGGTGTACCTGGCCCTGCAGCATCTGGAGCGCGCCGAGCGCCTGGCCCAGCAGCTGGAATTCTTCGGCATGACCGCGCAACCGCTGGACAGCGCCAACGCCTTTCGCGCGGCGATGCTCGAGCGCCATCCGGCGGCCATCCTCATGGAAGTGGATTTCTCCGGCCCGGGCTGCGGCCTGCAGCTGGCCCAATCGGTGCAACAGGGACTGGAGCAGAAGATCCCTCTGCTGTTCTACAGCCACGACGACACCGACACCCCGACCCGCCTGGCGGCGGTAAGAGCCGGCGGCCAGGAGTTCTTCACCGGCACCCTGGACGCCTCCACCCTGCTCGAGCGCATCGAGGTGCTCACCCATGTGGCCCAGTACGACCCCTACCGGGTGCTGATCATCGACGACTCGCGGGCCCAGGCCACGCACACCGAGCGGGTGCTGAACGGTGCCGGCATCGTCACCCGCACCCTGACCGAGCCAATCCAGGCGATGGCCGAGCTGGCCGAGTTCCAGCCCGACCTGATCATCCTCGACATGTACATGCCGAACTGCACCGGCACCGAATTAGCCAAGGTGATCCGCCACAACGAGCGCTATGTCAGCGTGCCGATCATCTACCTGTCCGCCGAGGACGACCTGGACAAACAACTCGACGCCATGAGCGAGGGCGGCGACGACTTCCTGACCAAGCCGATCAAGCCGCGCCACCTGATCGCCACGGTGCGCAATCGCGCCGCCCGTGCACGCAACCTCAAGGCGCGCATGGTGCGCGACAGCCTGACCGGCCTGTACAACCACACCCACACCCTGCAGCTGCTGGAAGACGCCCGCTACCGCGCCCAGCGCGACGGCCAGCCGCTGAGCTTCGCCATGCTGGATATCGACTTCTTCAAGAAGGTCAACGACACCTATGGCCACCCCATGGGAGACCGGGTGATCAAGAGCCTGGCGCTGTTCCTCAAGCAGCGCCTGCGCAAGAGCGACCATATCGGCCGCTACGGCGGCGAGGAGTTCGCCGTGGTCATGCCCGGCACCGACGCCCAGACCGCGCGCCAGGTGCTCGACGGGATTCGCCGGCGCTTCGCCGAGATCCGCTACCCGGCGCACCCCCAGGACCTGTCCTGCACCTTCAGCGCCGGCATCGCCGAACTGCGTGGCGACCTCGACAGCAAGCGCCTGTCCCAGCAGGCCGACGAGGCGCTGTACCGGGCCAAGCACGGCGGGCGCAATCGGGTGGAGCTGTTCGGCGACTGAGGTCAACCCAGAAAAAACTGTGAAGCCCTCCACGCTGTCACGCTAACGTCATCAAAACGCAATAAGTTCATAGACTTAGCGGTCACCCCGTGACGGGGTGATCTACACCGTCTCATGTCGGTCGAGTTCTATGCGCCTGAAATCCCTCACCAACCTCAACACCCTGCTGCTGGTCGCCGTGTGCATCGCCCTGGGCGCCACGCTCTGGTGGTCGCAACGCGCCCTGGAGCGCCCCTACCAGTTGATGGAGCGCTACCTGAGTCTGTCGCAGCAGTTCCAGCAGCAGGTCGCGCGCAACACCCTCGACTACCTCGACAGCGGCGACGCCCTGCGTCACAGCAGTGCCCTGCAGGCCATCGACGACCTGGCTCCGGCCCTCGCCGCCCTGCCCGCGCAATTGGCCGAAGGCCTGCGTCAGAGCCTCGCCGAACTGCGCGAGTTCGGCGCCGGAGAGCTGCTCGCCGCCGGCAAGCTGGCCGGCGACCCCCAGGGCCTGCTGATCCAGGCCGAACGGGAAATGGCCGGCGCCCTGGAGCAACTGGCGCAGTATGCCGACAGCGCCGATGCAGGTGCCGCCCAGGCCTACCGTCGCCCGCTGTTCGACGCGGCCCAGCACTTAGGCCGCCTGGCCCAGGCCCGCAACAAGCTGGTGAGCAGCGGCCGCGGCGAACTGCTCGACGACGTCGAGCGCGAATTGACTGCGCTGACCCGCCAGACCGAGGCGCTCGACGCGCTGCCGCTGCTGGGCGTCGCCGAGAACAGCCAGTCGGCCAGCGACGGTTTCGCCGCCCTGCTCGGCCTGGACACCGACAACGACAGCAGCCAGGCGGAGGACCGGGGCATCGCCCTCAAGCGCGACCTGGCCGGCCTGCTCGGTCGCTACCCGGCCGAGCTCAAGCGCACCCAGGCCCTGGTCGAGCGACGCGGCCAGCTGCTCGAATCCACCCGGCAACGACTGGATACCGTGCAGCAGGCCCTGGGCGCCCTGGAGCCGCTGGTGCGCGCCGAGCACGGGCGGATCCAGGCCGAGGTACGCCTGATCCAGGGCTTGATGATCGGTCTGATCCTGCTCATCGCCCTGACCATCGACCGCATCCAGCGCCGCCTGACCCGGCTGCTCGAGCGACTGGTGCCGGCGCTGTCGGCCTGGGCCGAGGGCGACTTCGGCGGGGACATCCAGCTGGACACCCGCACCCGCGAACTGTGCGACATCGAGGCCTCGCTGAATCGCCTGCGCGCCTACCTGGTCGAGCTGGTCGGCACCATCCGCGAGCACGCCGAGCAGGTCGCCGGCTCCAGCCGCACCCTGGCCGACCTCAGCGGCGGCCTGCACGCCGGAGCCGAGCGCCAGGCCGGCGACACCGGGCAGATCCGCGACGCCCTCGGCGAGCTGGAGACCACCATTCAGCAGGTCGCCGGCGACGCCAGCCAGGCCGCCGCCGCCAGCCGCGATGCCGACCGCGCCCTGGGCCAGGGTCAGCAGGTCATCGGCCAGAGCCTGAGCGGTCTGCACGCGCTGGTCGGCGAAGTGCAGGGCAACGCCCAGGCGATCGAGCGCCTGGCAACGGAAACCGCGACCATCGGTGACGTGCTGACGGTCATCCGCGGCGTCGCCGAACAGACCAACCTGCTGGCGCTCAACGCCGCCATCGAAGCGGCCCGGGCCGGTGAAGCCGGGCGCGGTTTCGCCGTGGTCGCCGACGAGGTGCGCTCGCTGTCGCAGCGCACCAGCAGCGCCACCGCGGAAATCCAGGAGCTGATCGGCCGCCTGCAACTCGCCGCGCGCCAGTCGGTGGACGCCATGCGCAGCCAGGTCGAGCACGCCGAAACCACCGCCAGCCAGGCCGAAGCCGCCGACGGCGCGCTGGACGAGATCGTCACGGCGATCCGCACCATCGCCAGCATGGCCGAGCGCATTGCCGCCGCCACCGCCCAGCAGAGCGGCGCCGTCAGCGAGATCCGTGGCCACAGCGAACGCATCCACCAGCTCGGCGGCGACAACCTGCGGCGCATCGGCGCCGGACGCGACCAGGGCGAGCAACTGCTGCGCCTGGGCGAGCAGCTGCACACCGCGGTGCAGGCGTTCCGCCTGTAATCGGCCAACCATCCGCGCCGCGGACACGACCGCTTACAGCCTGGACCCTGCCACCCGGCCGCGGCCTTGGTTATGATGCGGTCATTAGCCGATTACGAGACCTCCATGCGCCGCCTGTTCTGCCTGATCCTGCTGCTGTTCGCCCTGCCCGCCGGGGCCGGCCTGCTCGACAACCGCCCCGCCTCCGCCCCGCTGGGCACGGCGCTGAACAACAGCGCCGACTTTCTGCCGGTGCGCGAGGCGTTCAAGCTGAGCCTGGTCGACAGCTCGGCCGACTCGATCAGGCTGCGGTTCGTCGCCGCCGAGGGCTATTACCTCTACAAGCACCGCTTCAAGTTCACCACCGAGCCCGTCGATGTCGGCCTGGGCGAGGCCCGCCTGCCCGCCGGCGAGCCCAAGACCGACGAGTACTTCGGCGAAGTCGAGGTCTACTACGGCGTGCTGGATATCGAGTTGCCTCGCGACAAGCCCGGGCAGCGCCCGCTTAACCTGCAGGTCACCTACCAGGGCTGCGCCGACAAGGGCCTGTGCTATCCACCGGAAACCGAGGTGCTGGCGATCGACGGCGGCCTGAGCGCCGGCGGCGGCAGCCCTGTCACCCTGGGCGCGACCTGGGGCTGGACCGACCTGGCGCTGTTCTTCCTCGCCGGCCTGGGCCTGACCTTCACCCCCTGCGTGCTGCCGATGCTGCCGATCCTCTCCGGCGTGGTGCTGCGCGGACGCCCCAGCAACCGCCGCGGCCTGGTCCTGTCCCTTGCCTACGTGCTGCCCATGGCGGCCTGCTACGCGGCGCTCGGCGCGCTGATGGGGGTATTCGGCGCCAGCCTGAACCTTCAGGCCATGCTGCAATCGCCCTGGGTGCTGGTGCCCTTCGCCGCCTTCTTCGCCTTGTTCGCCCTGGCCATGTTCGGCCTGTTCGAACTGCGCCTGCCGGCCTTCATTCGCGAGCGCCTCGATCGCAAGGCGGCGCAGACTCGCGGCGGCACCGTGGCCGGCGCCGCCACCCTCGGCGTGCTGTCCAGCCTGATCGTCTCGCCCTGCGTGACCGCCCCGCTGACCGGCCTGCTGCTGTATATCAGCAGCACCGGCGACGCCGTCGGCGGCGGCCTGCAGCTGTTCGCCCTGGGCCTGGGCATGGGCGCACCGCTGGTGCTGATCGGCGCTGGCGGCGGCGCCCTGCTGCCCAAGAGCGGCGCCTGGATGGCCGGCGTGCGCAACCTGTTCGGCGTGATGCTGCTGGCCGTCTCGGTCTGGCTGCTCGAGCGGGTATTGCCCGGCCCCCTGTCGCTGGCCCTGTGGGGCCTGCTCGCCGGCGGCGCCGCGCTGTTCCTCGGCGCCCTGGAGCTCGGCCCGAAAACCCACCGGCAGAAGCTCAGCCAGCTGGCCGGCCTGGTGCTGCTGGTCTATGCCCTGGCCAGCTGGACCGGGGCCCTGCAGGGTCAGGACGACCCGCTGCGCCCCCTCGGTCGGCCGGCGCCCCTGGCGGGTACGCCGACCACCCAGTTCGGCGTCGAAGGCTGGCAGACGATCAGCAGCCCCGCCGAACTCGAGGCCGCCCTGGTCGCGGCCAAGACCACCGCCCAACCCTTGCTGCTCGACTGGTACGCCGACTGGTGCATCAGCTGCAAGGTCATCGAACGCGAGGTCCTCAGCGCACCGCAAGTGGGCAGCCAGTTGAGTGCGTTTCGCCTGGTGCGTTTCGACATGACCGACAGCACCCCGGCCCAGCGCGCCCTGCTCGACCGCTACCAGCTGTTCGGCCCGCCGGCGATCCTGCTGTTCGACCCCAGGGGCGAGGAATGGCTCGACCTGCGCGTGGTCGGCGAGGTGGATGCCACGTCCTTCGCCTCGCGCCTGACCCAGGCGCGCGAACGCCTTTAAGGTTCGCAGTCATATATCTGCCGCAAACTACTGACATCGTGTCGGCTATTGCCGACAACTGGACAGACCTGCGCCATCTCCGGCATAGTCGCGCGCAGCACCAGAGACCTTAGGAACACGACCATGGCCACCTTGCTGGTATTGCACGGCCCCAACCTGAACCTGCTGGGCAGCCGCGAGCCGGGCGTCTACGGCGCCACCACCCTGGAGCAGATCAACCTCGACCTGGAGCGCCGCGCCCGCGAGGCCGGCCATCACCTGCAGTACCTGCAGAGCAATGCCGAGTACGAGCTGATCGACCGCATTCACGCCGCAAAAGGCGAAGGTGTCGACTTTATCCTGATCAATCCCGCCGCTTTTACCCATACCAGCGTCGCATTACGTGACGCATTGCTGGCGGTGAGCATCCCATTCATCGAAGTGCACCTGTCCAACGTGCACAAACGTGAACCTTTCCGCCATCACTCCTACTTTTCCGACGTTGCGGTGGGAGTGATCTGCGGCCTTGGCGCCAGCGGTTACCGGCTGGCCCTGGAGGCCGCGCTTGAACAACTTGAACGGCCCTGACCTCACCTGGGAGTGGAGCAACTATGGATATTCGTAAA
The genomic region above belongs to Pseudomonas benzenivorans and contains:
- a CDS encoding MATE family efflux transporter, which produces MSTLLAAWQHRPSHRRVWALAAPMILSNLSVPLVALVDSAVVGHLPHAHQLAAVAVGASLYTLLAWTVGFLRMGTTGFAAQAAGREDGGALRQVLCQGLLLAGSLALLLMLLALPFSGLALSLMQPSAALDGLARSYLHIRLLGLPAALASYALIGWLLGTQNARGPLAILLTTNLLNVALDLLFVLGLQWGVAGAAWASVLAEWSGALLGLYLARRALSAYVGRIDWPLLRRWASWRPLLAVNRDIFIRSLALQSVFFLVTVQGTRLGDATVAANALLLNGLLLTAHALDGLAHAVEALCGHALGARDRLALRRSLIVAAGWSLLASLGFALFFALVGHWFIALQTDIAVVRATAFVYLPYLALLPLIAVSSYLLDGLFIGATRAREMRDAMLLALLPSLALGWLLRPLGNHGLWLAFLAFMLLRSLSLGGYAYRLTRRDAWFGAPGPARPRPTDCPTE
- a CDS encoding DUF2214 family protein, whose product is MAEAIAAYLHYLSIFVLFALLTLEHQLFKLPLDLPRARSLVRLDAAYGMSAVLVLLTGGARVFWFAKGLDYYLHNGLFHAKLTLFILVGLLSIVPTLVFLGWRKPLKAGQLPEVSPSQARRVTLVVRLELLLLLLIPLLASLMARGFGFFG
- the speA gene encoding arginine decarboxylase, whose amino-acid sequence is MSARRTRKDDGSQWTVADSRSVYGIRHWGAGYFAINDSGRVEVRPNGPDSTPIDLFAQVEELRESGLSLPLLVRFPDILQDRVRGLTGAFDANIARLGYENQYTALYPIKVNQQEAVVENIIATQNVSIGLEAGSKPELLAVLALAPKGGTIVCNGYKDREFIRLALIGQKLGHSVFIVIEKESEVQLVIEEAAELKVAPQIGLRVRLSSLASSKWADTGGEKSKFGLSAAQLLSVVERFRGAGLDQGIRLLHFHMGSQIANLADYQHGFREAIRYYGELRGLGLPVDHVDVGGGLGVDYDGTHSRNASSINYDMDDYAGVVVGMLKEFCDAQELPHPRIFSESGRSLTAHHAVLIVQVTDVEKHNDEVPVIEDKASLPETVQYLVELLGPTDIEMVTETYWRATHYISDVAAQYAEGKVGLREKALAEQCYFAVCRRLYDSLKARQRSHRQVLDELNDKLADKYICNFSVFQSLPDTWAIDQVLPILPLNRLDEEPLRRAVLQDLTCDSDGKIKQYVDEQSIETSLPVHALREGEDYLLGIFLVGAYQEILGDMHNLFGDTDSVNIYQNQDGSVYSAGIETHDTIEDMLRYVHLSPEELMTHYRDKVASAKISARERTQFLDALRLGLTRSSYLAS
- a CDS encoding translation initiation factor Sui1, with protein sequence MVKKASSLSALGGLVYSTDSGRHCPDCSQPVDACICSKTQIPAGDGVARVRRETKGRGGKTVTTVSGVPLAEEPLRELASALKKRCGCGGALKDGVIEIQGDHVQLLLDELLKRGFKAKKSGG
- a CDS encoding NUDIX hydrolase — protein: MDALSAAEAAHRAASDAERVAWVDEHDRLLGSLPRAELSRRGLIGRGTFILLFNSAGQLCVHRRTLSKALYPGYWDVAAGGMVLAGESYAESATRELAEELGIAGVELREHERFFFDQAGNRLWCAVFSAVSDAPLVLQPEEVLEAHFIAPQQALAETNEKPYCPDSLEALRRYLAA
- a CDS encoding DUF2333 family protein, with amino-acid sequence MLDWKKGAAGVRDSLEDSGESARDKSGGGWLGRVLGSLIGLYLLLAVVVGWYWSQEPELFPVQLQAQAAAQKAERPMVNGYTTVETLKEVASTLLDKPGGYLANDLAPPGLWLDNMPSWEYGVLVQVRDLSRALRKDFSRSQSQSTEDVDLAKAEPRFNFDNKSWALPASESEYRDGIKLLDRYLARLADPSQPGAQFFTRADNLNNWLGDAATRLGSLSQRLSASVGQVRLNTDLPDPALTDEGTGGIAEGIYETPWMQIDNVFYEARGQAWALSHLLRAIEVDFADVLAKKNATISVRQIIRELEAAQETLWSPMILNGSGYGLLANHSLVMANYISRANAAIIDLRTLLSQG
- a CDS encoding response regulator — translated: MTDHIDPSSDRLKQHFAQRVINQARQVLEVWQRLQRLDWNEARMLELREAAQLLQRYAERFEQAEHRQLAEGIGHCMQAVADNRGRLSSGVISELNLLMQRLARTGLRHGDRFEQTVLPPLRKPVYLALQHLERAERLAQQLEFFGMTAQPLDSANAFRAAMLERHPAAILMEVDFSGPGCGLQLAQSVQQGLEQKIPLLFYSHDDTDTPTRLAAVRAGGQEFFTGTLDASTLLERIEVLTHVAQYDPYRVLIIDDSRAQATHTERVLNGAGIVTRTLTEPIQAMAELAEFQPDLIILDMYMPNCTGTELAKVIRHNERYVSVPIIYLSAEDDLDKQLDAMSEGGDDFLTKPIKPRHLIATVRNRAARARNLKARMVRDSLTGLYNHTHTLQLLEDARYRAQRDGQPLSFAMLDIDFFKKVNDTYGHPMGDRVIKSLALFLKQRLRKSDHIGRYGGEEFAVVMPGTDAQTARQVLDGIRRRFAEIRYPAHPQDLSCTFSAGIAELRGDLDSKRLSQQADEALYRAKHGGRNRVELFGD